The following are from one region of the Mixophyes fleayi isolate aMixFle1 chromosome 7, aMixFle1.hap1, whole genome shotgun sequence genome:
- the CDR2 gene encoding cerebellar degeneration-related protein 2 produces the protein MLTDSNVEEFEIKEDEPWYDHQDLQQDLQLAAELGKTLLDRNTELEESLEQMYSTNQEQIQEIEYLTKQVDLLRRMNEQHAKVYEQLDVTARELEDANQKLVLESRASQQKIISFTETIEGLQVHIDDLQRQVEDLKKPGHVCRSRERFEQSRSTQSFSCLKELYDLRKYFVYDHVFAEKITSLHVQPGPLQEENENLKKTLAVLETQFSLERKKRENLEEEYNQVLKENAELDEILSDRDSCHARAEELEAEVAEMRQICRTDSVFASSVEKLIPESIFISFKEISDKDLDQETPVHIAELDKKPLKRSNSEMILPTVTADAICIGHEETCIRRTEAVKQRGISLLNEVDSQYSALKVKYEELLQRCQLEDDFSSHKAFQTSKPSRGLSNASSLDNLPSALLDSAKHNASSPVTQPEYKVLFQEIFSCINKTKQEISEHRTKYKSSLSS, from the exons ATCTGCAGCTTGCGGCTGAGCTGGGCAAGACCTTACTGGACCGCAATACTGAACTGGAGGAGTCTTTGGAGCAGATGTACAGCACCAACCAGGAGCAGATCCAGGAAATTGAA taccTCACCAAGCAGGTGGATCTACTGCGGCGAATGAACGAGCAGCACGCCAAGGTCTACGAGCAGCTGGATGTCACCGCAAGGGAGCTAGAGGATGCCAATCAGAAACTGGTACTAGAGAGCCGGGCATCACAACAGAAGATCATTAG CTTTACAGAGACTATTGAAGGACTGCAGGTTCACATTGACGACCTTCAGAGACAGGTGGAAGATCTGAAGAAGCCGGGTCATGTTTGTCGCAGTCGTGAGAGATTTGAGCAATCTAGGTCAACACAAAGCTTCTCCTGTCTGAAGGAACTGTATGACCTCCGCAA GTATTTTGTTTATGATCACGTCTTTGCTGAGAAGATCACGTCCCTACATGTGCAACCCGGTCCCCTCCAGGAGGAAAACGAAAACCTCAAGAAGACCTTGGCTGTTCTGGAGACACAGTTCAGCCTTGAACGCAAGAAAAGGGAGAACTTGGAGGAGGAATACAATCAGGTACTGAAAGAAAATGCGGAACTGGATGAGATCCTCAGTGACCGAGACTCCTGCCATGCCCGTGCTGAAGAGCTGGAGGCCGAGGTGGCCGAAATGCGTCAGATATGTCGGACAGATAGCGTTTTTGCCAGCAGTGTTGAAAAGCTGATACCAGAGTCCATCTTCATCTCCTTCAAAGAGATCTCTGATAAGGATCTGGACCAGGAGACCCCTGTTCACATCGCAGAACTGGACAAAAAGCCACTAAAAAGAAGCAACAGCGAAATGATTCTGCCCACCGTTACTGCCGACGCCATCTGTATTGGCCATGAGGAGACCTGTATCAGGAGGACCGAGGCTGTGAAGCAAAGGGGGATTTCACTGCTTAACGAGGTTGACTCGCAATACAGCGCTCTTAAAGTTAAGTACGAGGAGCTTCTTCAGCGGTGCCAACTAGAAGATGACTTCTCAAGTCACAAAGCTTTCCAGACCTCCAAGCCATCCAGAGGCCTTTCCAATGCGTCATCTCTAGACAACTTGCCATCAGCTTTACTAGATTCTGCAAAACACAACGCCAGCTCTCCTGTAACTCAGCCAGAGTACAAAGTGCTCTTTCAGGAAATATTTAGCTGTATAAACAAAACCAAGCAAGAGATTAGTGAGCATCGGACAAAATACAAATCCTCCCTCAGTAGCTAG